The following proteins are encoded in a genomic region of Synechococcus sp. ROS8604:
- a CDS encoding alpha/beta hydrolase → MRETGSTSGLVLALRRRSTGLRLAASCLCSLLFFGVSPRPLWAASQLEVQIDGTVIPFSIGDLAKWARSDGRHRSELSTWFSLLAPESRAGVLELLQAPVILDRSMARQLLNSWAGRQLLDQIADLVRVDDDTEGVIVRQTINDLLTRQQQVSSLDLLEALPAESVRLDLDLLLELASSWRMQLERQQHLVRSLDRSPVTATVSEPAAVFPQDADSLLEPRLMSLAVPHREEPLGFQLWLPVEGAPKREQWMVLMPGLGGSPDHFRWLGRGLSRRGWAVLVPEHPGSDDEAVQALLEGRLPPPGAEVLPARLQDLDALLKARDQGVFRVPGERLVLAGHSLGAFSALLSTGARPAPGLARRCSSALGDLPLSNLSRLLQCQLVDVSLPQQVAPPALSAVIGFNSFGSLLWPADSLTKTVNVPVLFTGGTLDLITPPISEQLGLLLAMPADPSSRVVLVEGASHFSPVRVEGQRQGGQGEDLFQLGEDLVGVQPLQVQALLEQEVVQFLEEQEQRKGAQRFKAKTLHLKLGELHLHRLDREAASVLVPQ, encoded by the coding sequence GTGCGGGAAACTGGTTCCACCAGTGGACTGGTCTTGGCCTTGCGAAGACGCTCAACAGGACTGCGATTAGCTGCAAGTTGTCTATGCAGTCTGCTGTTTTTTGGCGTCTCACCGCGTCCGTTGTGGGCTGCTTCTCAGCTGGAAGTGCAGATCGATGGCACGGTGATTCCCTTTTCCATTGGTGATCTGGCGAAATGGGCGCGGTCTGATGGACGTCACCGCTCCGAACTCAGTACTTGGTTTTCGTTGTTGGCGCCCGAGAGTCGAGCAGGCGTTTTGGAGCTGCTTCAGGCTCCTGTGATCCTGGATCGCAGCATGGCGCGCCAGCTCTTGAACAGCTGGGCTGGCCGGCAATTGTTGGATCAAATTGCTGATTTGGTGCGGGTGGACGACGACACGGAGGGGGTGATCGTGCGTCAAACGATCAACGACCTTCTAACCCGACAGCAGCAGGTCTCCAGCTTGGATTTGCTTGAGGCTTTGCCTGCCGAGAGTGTTCGTCTTGATCTCGATCTCTTGCTCGAGCTGGCATCCAGTTGGCGGATGCAACTGGAGCGCCAACAACATTTGGTGCGCAGCCTGGATCGCTCTCCAGTGACGGCAACAGTTTCTGAGCCTGCTGCCGTCTTTCCTCAGGACGCCGACTCGTTGTTGGAACCGCGCTTGATGTCCTTGGCGGTTCCTCATCGCGAGGAGCCATTGGGGTTTCAGCTCTGGTTGCCTGTGGAGGGGGCTCCAAAGCGCGAGCAATGGATGGTGCTGATGCCTGGATTAGGCGGCAGCCCAGATCATTTCCGTTGGCTTGGCCGCGGCCTGAGTCGTCGCGGCTGGGCCGTCTTGGTTCCAGAGCACCCTGGCAGCGATGACGAAGCGGTCCAGGCGCTCTTAGAAGGGCGTCTTCCCCCTCCAGGGGCGGAAGTGCTTCCCGCTCGCCTTCAGGATCTTGATGCCTTGCTCAAGGCTCGGGATCAGGGGGTGTTTCGGGTTCCAGGTGAACGTTTGGTCCTCGCTGGCCACTCCCTGGGTGCCTTTAGTGCGCTGCTGTCAACAGGTGCCAGGCCGGCTCCAGGTCTTGCGCGTCGTTGCTCGTCAGCCTTGGGTGACTTGCCGCTCAGCAACTTGTCGCGCCTCTTGCAGTGTCAGTTGGTGGATGTGTCTTTGCCACAGCAGGTGGCACCCCCTGCGTTGTCGGCTGTGATCGGCTTCAACAGTTTTGGCAGCTTGCTCTGGCCTGCGGACTCCCTTACCAAAACCGTCAACGTGCCTGTGTTGTTTACTGGTGGCACTCTCGATCTGATCACGCCACCGATCAGCGAACAGTTGGGCTTGTTGTTGGCGATGCCGGCCGACCCCTCGAGCCGGGTGGTGCTTGTGGAGGGTGCAAGCCATTTCTCCCCCGTGCGCGTTGAGGGGCAGAGGCAAGGGGGACAGGGTGAGGATCTCTTTCAGCTGGGAGAAGATCTGGTGGGTGTTCAGCCGCTCCAAGTGCAGGCGCTTTTGGAGCAAGAAGTCGTCCAATTCTTGGAGGAGCAAGAACAGCGCAAGGGTGCGCAGCGCTTCAAGGCCAAGACCCTGCATTTGAAGTTGGGAGAGCTTCATCTTCATCGGCTCGATCGCGAAGCGGCCTCAGTCCTGGTGCCTCAATAA
- a CDS encoding ABC transporter permease, with the protein MARGRELFRYCATRLALAPLMLWLIASLVFLLLRVAPGDPVDAVLGSRAPEAAKAALRSSLGLDQSLWNQYFDFPSKLVHGDLGNALINNESVRSIISKTLPASLELGITALIIAAVLGLAVGFSGIARPEGKLDFAGRFYGIGTYALPPFWAAMLIQLVFAVMLGWLPVGGRFPPSLIPPEGSGFLIFDSVISGNWAALQGSVRHLVLPACTLGLLLSGVFTNALRLNLNRSLKSDYVESARSRGLSEVQVVLRHALPNALLPVLTIAGITVASLIGGALLIEVTFSWPGIAMSLYESINQRDYPVVQGIVVAIAALVVMVSVAVDLLVAVLDPRIRY; encoded by the coding sequence ATGGCACGAGGAAGGGAGCTTTTCCGCTATTGCGCAACCCGACTCGCACTCGCGCCGCTCATGCTTTGGCTGATTGCCAGCCTGGTCTTTCTGCTACTGCGTGTCGCGCCGGGAGACCCGGTGGATGCGGTACTCGGAAGCAGGGCCCCAGAAGCCGCTAAAGCCGCCCTGAGAAGCAGCCTGGGCCTCGATCAATCGCTCTGGAATCAATATTTTGATTTTCCCAGCAAGCTGGTTCATGGAGATTTAGGCAATGCACTGATTAATAACGAGTCGGTGCGTTCGATCATCAGTAAAACGCTCCCGGCAAGCCTGGAGCTAGGGATCACCGCCTTAATCATCGCGGCCGTTCTGGGCTTAGCCGTGGGGTTTAGCGGAATTGCCAGGCCCGAGGGGAAATTGGACTTCGCCGGCCGCTTCTACGGAATTGGCACCTACGCGTTACCACCTTTTTGGGCGGCGATGCTGATCCAACTTGTGTTTGCGGTCATGCTCGGCTGGCTGCCCGTTGGAGGCAGATTCCCTCCCAGCTTGATCCCCCCAGAAGGCAGCGGCTTTCTGATCTTTGACAGCGTGATCAGCGGCAATTGGGCTGCCCTGCAAGGAAGCGTTCGGCACCTCGTGCTGCCTGCCTGCACCTTGGGGCTCCTGTTAAGCGGCGTGTTCACGAACGCTCTACGGCTCAATCTGAACCGCAGCTTGAAATCGGATTATGTGGAATCGGCGAGGAGCCGTGGACTGAGCGAAGTCCAGGTCGTACTGCGCCACGCCTTGCCCAATGCTCTGCTGCCCGTGCTCACGATTGCAGGCATCACGGTGGCATCACTCATCGGTGGGGCACTACTCATTGAAGTGACCTTCTCCTGGCCAGGCATTGCCATGAGCCTTTACGAGAGCATCAACCAACGCGATTACCCGGTTGTCCAAGGCATCGTGGTAGCCATCGCCGCCCTCGTCGTGATGGTGAGCGTGGCGGTCGATCTCTTGGTGGCTGTGCTCGATCCACGTATCCGTTATTGA
- a CDS encoding ABC transporter substrate-binding protein: MTDRRRFSLQASVLIGLALALSQSACQPKRQSDRLTVASAGRIGSLDPALASTTGVLQVLSALGDTLYIRGTSGELQPQLAASMPVLGEDRLSLTIPLRRDVLFHDGSRFDAKAMAFSLNRFLRIGSQRYLLNNRIAAIETPSPYEIRLRLKEPSSSIESLLTSPYLTPVSPKAYADHADRFLNDRFVGTGPYILNSFRNTQQRLLPFRHYWGKPPNNVGLDLINLSNSTALFGALISGEVDVLLSNSIDEDQKRALSERADKALLRESKGPAMNITFVTLRTNSPPLQRQTVRRALAHSLDRRLISARVSYNQREPLRSLIPPSLQGGKTEPWPTYNLATARQLYQEAGYCTGRRLQVPFTFRTNVPSDRLMALTWQAQLKRDLPDCVQMTLNGVESTTVYKQLSEGSFEAVILDWGGSYPDPEAYLTPLLSCKRSEGNICKEGEAVDGGTFWTEPGLQAALSRSDSLQGKARLQELRAVDAMAAKGAPYLPVWVVAPKAWAQLRLNPPIFNGNGLVDLAQLGERR; this comes from the coding sequence GTGACTGATCGCCGTCGCTTCAGCCTTCAGGCCAGCGTGTTGATCGGATTGGCCCTTGCTTTAAGCCAAAGCGCTTGTCAGCCCAAACGCCAAAGCGACCGACTCACGGTTGCCAGCGCCGGGCGCATTGGCTCGCTCGATCCCGCTCTGGCAAGCACCACAGGGGTGCTTCAGGTGCTCAGTGCTCTCGGCGACACGCTCTACATCCGAGGCACAAGCGGGGAGCTTCAGCCCCAATTGGCCGCATCCATGCCTGTGCTCGGAGAGGACAGACTCAGCCTGACGATCCCTTTGCGCCGGGATGTGCTGTTCCACGACGGCAGTCGCTTTGACGCAAAGGCGATGGCTTTCAGCCTGAATCGCTTCCTACGCATCGGCTCGCAGCGTTATTTGCTGAATAATCGCATCGCAGCGATTGAAACCCCCTCCCCTTACGAGATCCGCCTGCGCCTCAAGGAGCCCTCCAGCTCGATCGAAAGCCTGCTCACATCCCCTTATCTCACCCCCGTTTCTCCCAAGGCCTACGCCGACCATGCCGATCGATTCTTGAATGATCGTTTTGTCGGGACAGGCCCATACATTCTCAACAGCTTTCGCAACACCCAACAGCGTCTTCTCCCGTTCCGCCATTACTGGGGCAAACCTCCGAACAATGTGGGACTGGACCTCATCAACCTCAGCAATTCCACAGCACTGTTTGGAGCCCTGATCAGCGGCGAGGTGGATGTATTGCTCTCCAACTCCATCGATGAAGATCAAAAACGAGCCCTAAGCGAACGGGCAGATAAGGCCCTGCTGCGCGAGAGCAAAGGTCCGGCCATGAACATCACCTTTGTGACTCTGCGCACCAATAGCCCGCCCCTGCAACGTCAAACCGTGCGTCGGGCCCTTGCCCACAGCCTGGATCGCCGCTTGATCAGCGCCCGCGTGAGCTACAACCAAAGAGAGCCCTTACGGTCCCTCATTCCCCCCAGTTTGCAGGGAGGAAAAACCGAGCCCTGGCCCACCTACAACCTCGCCACAGCCCGCCAGTTGTATCAAGAAGCCGGGTACTGCACAGGGCGTCGCTTGCAAGTCCCATTCACGTTTCGCACCAACGTCCCCTCCGATCGTTTGATGGCTCTCACCTGGCAAGCGCAGCTGAAACGCGATCTGCCCGATTGCGTCCAGATGACCCTCAACGGCGTGGAGTCGACCACGGTGTACAAACAGCTCAGCGAAGGATCGTTCGAAGCCGTGATTCTTGACTGGGGTGGCTCCTATCCAGATCCTGAGGCCTATCTCACCCCCTTGCTCAGCTGCAAGCGCTCGGAAGGGAATATCTGCAAGGAGGGTGAGGCCGTGGATGGAGGCACCTTCTGGACCGAACCAGGGCTGCAAGCAGCGTTAAGCCGTAGTGACAGCCTTCAAGGCAAGGCACGTCTACAAGAACTGAGAGCCGTGGATGCAATGGCAGCAAAAGGAGCTCCTTACCTCCCGGTCTGGGTTGTGGCTCCAAAAGCCTGGGCTCAGCTTCGTTTGAACCCTCCGATCTTTAATGGCAACGGGCTCGTGGATCTGGCCCAACTGGGAGAGCGACGCTAA
- a CDS encoding homoserine dehydrogenase — MSTRIGIGLLGLGTVGAGVASILQTPEGRHPLIADLDLVRVAVRDQNRPRPIALDASLLTTSPEAVIDDPGVNVVVEVMGGIEPARTLIMRAISAGKSVVTANKSVIARHGEEIAAAAAAAGVYVLIEAAVGGGIPIIEPLKQSLGSNRIQRVSGIINGTTNYILSRMADEGADYNAVLREAQELGYAEADPAADVEGLDAADKIAILSGLAFGGPIDRNSIPTAGISTLQSRDVDYATQLGYGVKLLAVAERMDPEPSNPTSLPLSVSVQPTLVPKDHPLAGVNGVNNAILVEGDPIGRVMFYGPGAGSGPTASAVVADILNIAGIRQLNPAQGNLDPLLAASSWRRCHLVNTERTSQRNYVRFKTENAPGVIGQIGSCFGDHNVSIQSIVQLEASDAGAEIVVITQVVGNGQMSAALQAIHALPEVLSLDAHLGCL, encoded by the coding sequence ATGTCCACCCGGATCGGAATCGGCCTTCTCGGTCTCGGCACTGTGGGTGCCGGAGTGGCAAGCATTCTCCAGACACCAGAGGGAAGACATCCCCTGATTGCTGATCTGGACCTGGTTCGGGTTGCGGTGAGAGACCAGAACCGTCCACGGCCGATTGCCCTGGACGCAAGCCTTCTCACCACCTCTCCAGAAGCCGTCATCGACGACCCTGGCGTGAACGTGGTGGTGGAGGTGATGGGAGGCATCGAACCTGCGCGCACGCTGATCATGCGCGCGATTTCAGCCGGCAAGTCGGTTGTCACCGCCAACAAATCTGTGATCGCCAGGCATGGCGAAGAAATTGCAGCCGCCGCCGCGGCCGCGGGTGTTTACGTGCTGATTGAGGCTGCTGTAGGCGGCGGGATCCCGATCATCGAGCCGCTCAAGCAATCGCTCGGCAGCAACCGCATTCAGCGCGTGAGTGGAATCATCAACGGCACCACCAATTACATCCTGAGCCGCATGGCCGATGAGGGTGCGGATTACAACGCGGTCCTGCGCGAGGCCCAGGAGCTGGGTTACGCCGAAGCCGACCCAGCCGCAGACGTTGAAGGACTCGATGCCGCCGACAAGATTGCCATTCTTTCTGGGCTCGCCTTCGGGGGACCGATCGATCGCAACAGCATCCCCACGGCAGGCATTAGCACCCTGCAAAGCAGGGATGTGGATTACGCCACGCAATTGGGCTACGGCGTGAAACTGCTCGCGGTCGCCGAACGCATGGATCCTGAACCGAGCAACCCCACATCCCTGCCCCTATCGGTGAGCGTGCAACCCACCCTGGTCCCCAAAGACCATCCCCTGGCGGGAGTGAATGGCGTGAATAACGCGATTTTGGTGGAGGGAGATCCCATCGGAAGAGTGATGTTCTACGGGCCTGGCGCTGGCTCAGGGCCCACCGCCTCAGCCGTGGTCGCTGACATCCTCAACATTGCGGGCATCCGCCAACTCAATCCGGCCCAAGGCAATCTGGATCCCCTGCTCGCAGCCTCTAGCTGGCGGAGATGCCATTTGGTCAACACGGAGCGGACCAGCCAACGCAATTATGTGCGTTTTAAAACAGAAAACGCCCCCGGTGTGATCGGCCAAATCGGCAGCTGCTTCGGCGACCACAACGTCTCCATTCAATCGATCGTTCAGCTCGAAGCCAGTGACGCGGGAGCTGAAATCGTTGTGATCACACAGGTTGTCGGCAACGGGCAAATGAGTGCCGCACTTCAAGCGATTCATGCACTTCCCGAGGTTCTGAGCCTGGATGCCCACCTCGGCTGTCTTTGA
- a CDS encoding SufE family protein, which translates to MAEPCCSSSQYGSEELDRLANRLSGTPDPRKRYEYVLWLAKKLPAMPADLQTEDRKVQGCVSQVFIHAALQGNHVHWQGESDALITKGLLALLIKGMSDLTPDQVLAVDPAFIAATGLQASLTPSRANGFLNILRAMQAQAQALKNADEAMDS; encoded by the coding sequence ATGGCAGAACCCTGCTGCTCTTCAAGTCAATACGGAAGCGAAGAGCTTGACCGCCTAGCGAATCGACTTAGCGGCACGCCAGACCCACGCAAACGTTACGAATACGTGCTCTGGCTCGCCAAAAAGCTTCCTGCGATGCCGGCAGACCTGCAAACCGAAGACCGCAAAGTGCAAGGTTGCGTGTCTCAGGTGTTCATTCATGCCGCTCTCCAGGGCAACCATGTGCACTGGCAAGGAGAGTCCGACGCCTTGATCACCAAGGGGTTGCTCGCCCTGCTCATCAAAGGGATGAGTGATTTAACCCCGGATCAAGTGCTCGCCGTAGACCCCGCCTTTATCGCCGCCACTGGCCTACAAGCAAGCCTGACCCCTTCGAGGGCTAACGGTTTTTTGAATATTTTGCGGGCGATGCAGGCCCAGGCCCAGGCCCTTAAGAACGCCGATGAGGCGATGGATTCATAG
- a CDS encoding 5-formyltetrahydrofolate cyclo-ligase: MDKQALRSTYRRVRHALMPGLNASLVQSVLSHLNAQDPAQCQGAIGITWPLPGEPDLRPLAELQPAGLALPATAADYSVTYHAWRNAPSPKELRADAFSIPAPLASPALPPAELALMLIPALAVDRNGMRLGYGGGCYDRLLRQPGWSTLPTFAVLPEACVHPTLLPTDPWDQPLDGWITEQGCSLRRASQRSECSAR; the protein is encoded by the coding sequence ATGGATAAACAGGCCCTGAGGTCGACCTACCGCCGCGTGCGCCATGCGCTGATGCCAGGGCTGAATGCCTCACTGGTTCAAAGCGTGCTTTCCCACTTAAACGCCCAAGATCCAGCTCAGTGCCAGGGAGCCATCGGAATCACTTGGCCCCTTCCAGGGGAACCTGATTTACGCCCGCTGGCCGAACTTCAGCCCGCAGGCTTAGCCCTGCCTGCAACAGCAGCGGATTACAGCGTGACTTATCACGCTTGGCGAAACGCCCCATCGCCAAAAGAGCTTCGCGCTGATGCCTTTTCCATTCCTGCTCCACTCGCATCACCAGCGTTGCCACCGGCCGAGCTTGCTCTCATGCTGATTCCAGCTTTGGCGGTCGATCGCAACGGCATGCGCCTTGGCTATGGGGGCGGTTGTTATGACCGTTTGCTTCGTCAGCCGGGATGGTCAACACTGCCAACGTTCGCCGTCCTGCCGGAAGCGTGCGTCCATCCCACCTTGCTACCCACAGACCCCTGGGATCAGCCCTTGGATGGTTGGATCACCGAGCAAGGCTGCAGCTTGCGCAGGGCTAGCCAGCGGAGCGAATGTTCTGCAAGATGA
- a CDS encoding carbonic anhydrase, whose protein sequence is MTLNRRSFLFRSGLNAFGLAAALPFIHPAKAEAAAPSSKESARSCRPKDPLTALIDGNARFADAWQAKNKATDLNERAQVMSNLWLDHCFLPASVLEESQSPWASIISCADSRVAPEWIFDAAAGDLFVVRSAGNTPFDEGIASLEFGVAVLKTPLILVLGHSNCGAVRAARANHSLTPLFDQLIKPIQANLIPGDTLMSAIKTNAQATAEQLTTRSDVLANAVQAGQLQIEAGYFDIASGKVFIL, encoded by the coding sequence GTGACACTCAATCGACGCTCGTTTCTGTTTCGCAGCGGCCTGAACGCTTTTGGTCTCGCAGCAGCACTGCCATTCATCCACCCTGCCAAGGCCGAAGCAGCCGCTCCATCATCGAAGGAATCGGCCCGATCTTGCCGCCCAAAGGATCCACTCACGGCCCTGATCGATGGAAATGCCCGGTTTGCGGACGCTTGGCAAGCAAAAAACAAGGCAACGGATTTGAATGAACGTGCCCAAGTGATGTCCAACCTCTGGTTAGACCATTGCTTCCTTCCGGCGAGCGTTCTGGAAGAGTCTCAATCCCCTTGGGCTTCGATCATCAGCTGTGCCGACTCCAGAGTTGCTCCGGAATGGATTTTCGATGCGGCGGCTGGTGATTTGTTTGTCGTCCGCAGCGCAGGAAACACACCTTTTGACGAGGGAATCGCCTCGCTCGAGTTTGGCGTCGCGGTCTTAAAAACGCCCTTGATCTTGGTCTTAGGCCACAGCAATTGTGGCGCTGTTCGAGCCGCTCGCGCAAATCATTCACTCACGCCACTATTCGATCAGCTCATCAAACCGATTCAAGCCAACCTGATTCCAGGCGACACCTTAATGAGCGCCATCAAGACCAACGCCCAAGCGACCGCTGAACAGCTCACGACTCGCAGCGATGTTTTAGCCAACGCCGTTCAAGCGGGACAGCTTCAGATCGAGGCCGGCTATTTCGACATTGCCTCCGGAAAAGTCTTCATCCTCTGA
- a CDS encoding AbrB family transcriptional regulator: MLTGSELLTKVKDLGDVSKTDLATACGYVSKKKDGSDRVNFTAFYEALLNAKGIDLGGGNAGVGKGGRKLSYVATVQGNGNLLIGKAYTAMLDLQVGDEFTIKLGKKAIRLIPVGGEEEGDE, encoded by the coding sequence ATGCTTACCGGATCCGAACTGCTCACCAAGGTCAAAGACCTGGGCGATGTATCCAAGACTGATCTCGCCACCGCTTGTGGCTACGTCTCCAAAAAGAAAGACGGCAGTGATCGGGTCAATTTCACCGCCTTTTATGAGGCTCTCCTCAATGCCAAGGGCATTGACCTTGGTGGCGGAAATGCTGGTGTTGGTAAAGGCGGACGCAAGCTTTCTTACGTTGCAACAGTTCAAGGCAACGGCAATCTGCTGATCGGCAAGGCTTATACAGCCATGCTCGATCTCCAAGTTGGTGATGAATTCACCATCAAGCTTGGCAAAAAAGCTATACGCCTCATCCCTGTGGGTGGTGAGGAAGAAGGCGACGAGTGA
- a CDS encoding YdiU family protein: protein MSHPLTSDFEESVETFEDFIQHTNYSLLETLQPDPESTKDGNDHRPRQVRSGHFVPVTPKPLGKPSYVSHSKTLFSELGLDQDLALNEEFKKLFSGDLSVNRAPMRPFGWATGYALSIYGTEYNQQCPFGNGNGYGDGRAISVFEGILKGQRWEMQLKGAGPTPYCRGADGRAVLRSSVREFLAQELMHALGVPTSRSLTLYVSQTEAVRRPWYSENSNSSDPDILVEDPVAISTRVAPSFLRVGQLELFARRARNSNDPGVLQELRMIVLHLIDREYKSEIDQSLDFPSQVVKLAELYRDRLTTLVAHWLRIGYCQGNFNSDNCAAGGFTLDYGPFGFCEVFDPCYQPWIGGGEHFSFFNQPVAAEANFHMFWKAIRLLIKDDAAALEHLDKICDGFKQKINATIQQMWTEKLGLNNYNESLVQELFQLMAQTHVDFTIFFRELSKLPKDLSDLKKSFYAPIPSQIEQHWQTWLQSWNGLIGSSGDQAEIAEKMKKMNPKYTWREWLIAPAYQQAKQGDYALVQELQEVFSHPYEEQSQAIEEKYYRLKPDQYFNAGGISHYSCSS, encoded by the coding sequence ATGTCGCATCCACTTACATCAGATTTTGAAGAATCTGTAGAAACCTTTGAAGATTTTATTCAACATACAAATTATTCACTCCTAGAGACCCTTCAACCTGACCCTGAATCAACGAAAGATGGGAATGACCATCGACCTCGGCAGGTCCGCTCAGGTCATTTTGTGCCTGTTACTCCAAAGCCCCTGGGAAAGCCCAGCTATGTAAGCCATAGCAAAACATTGTTCTCCGAACTTGGCTTGGATCAAGACCTAGCCTTGAATGAAGAATTTAAAAAACTCTTCTCCGGTGATCTCTCTGTGAATCGAGCCCCGATGCGCCCATTTGGTTGGGCCACAGGCTATGCATTATCAATTTATGGAACTGAATACAATCAACAATGTCCATTTGGAAATGGCAATGGCTATGGAGATGGTCGTGCAATTTCTGTGTTTGAGGGAATCCTTAAAGGGCAACGCTGGGAAATGCAATTAAAAGGTGCTGGTCCCACTCCTTACTGTCGCGGAGCTGATGGACGTGCGGTGCTCCGCTCCAGTGTAAGAGAGTTTCTGGCACAGGAATTGATGCATGCCCTTGGAGTACCAACATCACGTTCCCTCACTCTCTATGTTTCCCAGACAGAAGCAGTAAGACGACCTTGGTATTCGGAAAACTCCAACTCTTCTGATCCAGATATTTTAGTAGAAGATCCGGTTGCAATCTCAACGCGCGTTGCACCTTCGTTTCTACGCGTTGGTCAATTGGAATTATTTGCACGACGTGCTCGAAACAGCAACGATCCAGGCGTTTTACAAGAGCTACGAATGATCGTGTTGCATTTAATCGATCGAGAATACAAATCTGAAATAGACCAGTCTTTGGATTTTCCCTCTCAAGTCGTCAAGCTCGCCGAGCTGTACAGAGATCGGCTCACGACCTTGGTTGCGCATTGGTTACGGATTGGATATTGCCAAGGAAATTTCAATAGTGATAACTGTGCAGCTGGTGGCTTTACATTGGACTATGGACCGTTTGGATTTTGTGAGGTCTTTGATCCGTGCTACCAACCTTGGATTGGGGGTGGTGAACACTTCTCATTCTTTAACCAGCCAGTAGCAGCAGAAGCCAATTTTCATATGTTTTGGAAGGCCATAAGGCTCCTTATCAAAGATGATGCGGCAGCTCTAGAGCACTTAGACAAGATCTGTGATGGGTTTAAACAGAAAATCAACGCCACCATTCAGCAGATGTGGACAGAAAAACTTGGTTTGAATAACTACAACGAATCTCTGGTTCAGGAGTTATTCCAACTCATGGCACAGACACACGTAGATTTTACAATTTTCTTCCGAGAGCTATCCAAACTACCAAAAGATTTGTCTGATTTAAAGAAAAGCTTTTATGCACCCATTCCCTCACAAATAGAGCAGCATTGGCAAACCTGGCTTCAGAGCTGGAACGGGCTGATAGGGAGCAGTGGGGATCAAGCCGAGATCGCGGAAAAGATGAAGAAAATGAATCCGAAATACACCTGGCGAGAATGGCTCATTGCTCCTGCCTATCAACAAGCGAAGCAAGGTGACTACGCTCTTGTCCAAGAGTTGCAAGAGGTCTTTAGCCATCCCTATGAAGAGCAATCACAAGCAATCGAAGAGAAATACTATCGTCTGAAGCCTGATCAGTACTTCAATGCAGGAGGTATATCCCATTACAGCTGCTCATCATGA